One genomic window of Deltaproteobacteria bacterium includes the following:
- a CDS encoding DUF4124 domain-containing protein, which yields MRLAPLAMAAALAVAASPAAADVWTYTDADGVVHFTNVRPRGKDRRKWKRVLREAPRRARAGRPTGDVVPARDRSPERRTRYDDYIREAAALYHIPEALIRAVIETESDYDPRVVSSAGARGLMQLMPAAAADMRVDDAHDPRTNILGGVRYLRVLANRFDGDLVRTIAAYHSGPTKVERYGGVPPFPRVRRYVRAVLDRYYRYRGLR from the coding sequence GTGCGCCTCGCACCGCTCGCCATGGCGGCGGCCCTGGCGGTCGCCGCGTCCCCCGCCGCCGCGGACGTGTGGACGTACACCGATGCCGACGGGGTGGTGCACTTCACGAATGTGCGGCCCCGGGGCAAGGACCGGCGCAAGTGGAAGCGCGTGCTGCGCGAGGCGCCGCGCCGCGCGCGCGCCGGCCGACCGACTGGCGACGTGGTCCCGGCCCGCGACCGGTCGCCGGAGCGCCGCACCCGCTACGACGACTACATCCGCGAGGCGGCCGCGCTGTACCACATTCCAGAGGCACTGATCCGCGCGGTGATCGAAACCGAGTCGGACTACGATCCGCGCGTGGTGTCGTCGGCCGGCGCGCGCGGCCTCATGCAGCTGATGCCGGCGGCCGCCGCCGACATGCGCGTGGACGACGCGCACGACCCGCGCACTAACATCCTCGGCGGCGTGCGCTATCTGCGCGTGCTCGCCAACCGGTTCGACGGCGACCTCGTCCGCACCATCGCGGCGTACCACTCGGGGCCGACGAAGGTGGAGCGTTACGGCGGCGTGCCGCCGTTTCCGCGCGTGCGGCGCTACGTGCGCGCCGTGCTCGATCGCTACTATCGCTACCGCGGCCTGCGGTGA